The genomic region CCTACTTGGACTTGACCTGCGTAAGACAGGCCGAAGATGCCGCCGCCGACAAGCAGGATGAATGCGATGATGTTCTCTTTGAGGAAATTACTGATATCTACAACAAATTGGGTCAGCCAGGGCAGGGGGGCGCCTTTCAGCATGCTGTCAAAAATCCCTTGGAAGCTCGGGACGACCACGATCATGAGTAGCACGACAATACCCACTGCGACGGTGATTACGACGGCCGGATATACCATAGCAGACTTGATTTTCTTCTTCGTCTTCAGGGCTTTTTCCTGGAAGGTAGCCAATCTGGAAAGCACGACCTCGAGCACGCCACCCGCTTCACCTGCGCGCACCATGTTGACAAACAATTTGTCGAAAATCTTTGGGTGTTGCACGAGTCCGTCAGAGAGGTTGCTACCCGATTGAACTGTCTCAGAGAGGCTCACTAAGACCTGCTTGAAACGTGGATTATCCTCTTGGCGAATCATGACCTCGAGTGCGCGGACTAAGGGAAGGCCCGAGTTGAGCAGGGTGGCGATTTGGCGGGTAAAGACGGTGATGCCTTCTTCGGAGATGACGGGTCCGAAATTTATACCGCCTCCGCCGCCTTTGCGTTCTTTTACATGCTGTTTCTTGGCTTGTTTGGTGTCGGCAAATACCTTGGTAACCATCAAGCCTTGAGAGCTAATCTTTGCGCGGGCTTCAGTGTCGGAAGCTGCTT from Opitutales bacterium harbors:
- a CDS encoding type II secretion system F family protein; this encodes MPSFQYTAIDKAGKQKSGKIQAASDTEARAKISSQGLMVTKVFADTKQAKKQHVKERKGGGGGINFGPVISEEGITVFTRQIATLLNSGLPLVRALEVMIRQEDNPRFKQVLVSLSETVQSGSNLSDGLVQHPKIFDKLFVNMVRAGEAGGVLEVVLSRLATFQEKALKTKKKIKSAMVYPAVVITVAVGIVVLLMIVVVPSFQGIFDSMLKGAPLPWLTQFVVDISNFLKENIIAFILLVGGGIFGLSYAGQVQVGKAVIDSLSLKLPKIGDLATKAVISRFTRTFGTLMSSGVPILEALNITREIVGNGIYEKAIDRIHNAVRDGEQLSVQMDRESVFPTMVTSMVDVGEETGDLAEMLNRIADNYDKDLDNAVDAVTSIIEPIMIVFLAVVVGFIVIALFLPIVEIIRTLAG